In Malus sylvestris chromosome 2, drMalSylv7.2, whole genome shotgun sequence, the genomic stretch CAGGTTGATAAGAAGCAGTTTGATAAAATCCTAACCTACATTGAGCATGGTAAGAATGGAGGAGCCACTTTATTAACAGGGGGCAAGCCTTGGGGGAACAAGGGATATTACATTGAACCTACAATATTCACTGATGTCAAGGTACATTCACAAACTCCAACTTTAGCAATGCAAATGGAACATCTAATCCATAGGGTTATTTTCGTGTTCTTTTTCGTTATATCATTCTCGTCTCATTGATCTTATGACGATTTTCTCAGGACGACATGCTCATAGCCCAAGATGAAATATTTGGACCAGTAATGGCGCTGATGAAGTTCAAGTAAGTACAAGTAGTCTGATTTCTTTTGTTTGATTCGCGTTCAAGGCTTCAACACGAACATTGTTTAAAATTGCACGTTGAAATGTTGCAGGACAATCGAGGAGGCGATACAGAGAGCCAACAACACCAGATACGGCCTAGCAGCAGGGATCATAACCAATGACTTGAATGTGGCCAACACTGTCTCTAGGTCAATTCGTGCGGGCATTATTTGGATCAACTGCTACTTTGAATTCGATCGAGACTGCCCTTACGGAGGGTATAAGATGAGTGGATTTGGAAGAGACTCTGGTATGCAGGGGCTGTATGAGTATCTCCATACCAAATCTGTTGTCACTCCCATTTATAGCTCCCCCTGGCTCTAAGTTACAATATAATCTTACGGCTGCCAGATTGTGACCTTGTATTTGTGCAATAATAATATACCTATATATATCAGGCCCTAAAGAGatcccattttttcaaaaaaatggcgATTTGTTGTGGGACCTAttccacatcgaacttcaacaatctgaaccgtttattttgtaagtctagATTGACAGATCACCTATGCAAAACTTCAATTTAGTCCCAAACCATTTGTCCATTTAATtgtcacgatgaaatttcaattttctccaaacatagtgttcgtcaatttctttgaactcaattaaatgcctcaaatatttccgatttggctaatattttgcaagaatgatctatgaagtgcaacttaaaaaattaacagttcGAATGGTTGAAGTTTGATGCGATGCCAGATTGTGTCTTGTAATTATATCGTTTTTATTGATAAAAAATACAGAAGTTTGAGGTTGGGATATAGTAGTAGGTTGGTCGATTAAGAAGGAATGACTTATCATCAGGTTGGTCGTTAGTCCAAAGTTACAAACACCCAAATCAAATTCAACATTCCAAAATTCGTGAATTTGTGATCAGAAAGTTATTAATCTACACATACTCGGTGGGCGGAGTGCtaggagagggggggggggctttAGGCTAAAGCCATGTTAAAGGAATTAGGCACAATATGAGTAAAGTGAGAAAAGTTCGAGGTTTTTGTTGTGTTAACATGGATATTTATTTGGTACGatgatattttacattaaaagtgAAAGATTGAGTTAAGCTACAGTAATTTAGCATCGCACTCGCCAATAATGAGAGTTGAACTTAAAATTACTTATAAGTGGAGAACAATACACGTTATGTTAGTGATCATGTCATGGATTGTTGTGAATAATTATAAACTACAGAGAAATGACCCGTTTAGTGGGTTAGATGAGATTGAGCATTAGGAATAAAATTGGATTGGTAGGGAcgtgtaaaataaaatttgtaactCATGTATAAAGATATGTTAGATAACTCACATCGAGTttttattgcatgaaaacatCAAATTATAGTTTCATTATCAATACGAGCGGAATAGTCAAACTACGAGAGCATTGGTCTATTAATTGGAggtagattgtctgccctcttgtTACCGTGCCCTTCTCATCCCCTTTTATTTgtgcgatcacggttaagtcacgtcaacattttatattcctattgctttttgtcttattatctctattaaaaaatcaatataaaatgttaacgtagtttaaccgtgaccgcacaaataggagAGAATAGGAAGAGCACGATAACAGAAGGGCACACAATCTGCCTGGCTATTAAGTAAAACTTGTACACATCAATTAACGTAATCAAATCAGATTTCAACATCCAAAACTTTAACAACTAATGGCACGCACACTGATGCTGTCCATGCAGTCCCAAACCACTATGCCATGCTCAGCGGTCGAGTAAGCAAAATCCGGTCCGATAAGGAAATTTTTCGAGGTCTCTATAGGTAAATGCCCACTCCTTGTTGGAAATTGGAAGATCCCCGAAGCTGACCCGACCCCATAACTAATCAGACTCATCTGCTAGTTTAATTTTGCTCATCACTGTGTTCGGATTCATTGAAAAATTTCCCCTCTATAATAGTGGTGATGTTCATTATTATATTTATTagggtaattttatttaaactcatctaacctatttctacacccaatttattcttttcacccatttaatttttaactaaactattaatatctctttaaacccaaatttaatacctaatatacTCCTATAAACCTAATTCAGTATGTAGATTTGTTTTTACACCCATTCAATTTTTTAGTTAGATGTAAGATTGAAATCTAAGAAGAAGACTAAGAAGGAGAAGGAGTTGCTGCTCTATTTGTTAGCCATCACTCCATCAACGCCTCTTCTCCCCTGCTACATCTTCCCGCCATCGTGAATCTACCGCTTGGCAGCCTCTAGATCGTCAGACCTGCGGGGAGTCGAATCGACCGGCACTCCGTCGTCATCGTGCAGGGATTTGGTTTCTTTGGACTCCTCGATGGGTCCCATACACTTTGCGCGACCCTTTTATACAGACCTTATTTGTGAGCTTCTATGCCGAGCTTGGTAAGTTGTGCGATGCGAATAAGGTGTTTGAGGAAATGTCTGAACCATGTGTGGTTGCGTGGAATGCGATGATTGATGGGTTTGGGAAGAATGGGGAAATGGATTATGCTGTTTTGCTATTTGAAAGCATGCCGGAAAGGGACGTGGTTTCATGGACAAGCGTTATAAGCGGGTTTGGGAGAAATGAGTGtggttgtgctgttttgagtctcttTGCTTCCGTAAATTATGTCTCTGGTTTCTGTCGGAATGGGTGCTCTGAGAACGTTATTTCTTCTGGCCTTTCTATGCTAATTTGGttacactttgcttcttctGTCTTTGGGGGTTCTGCAGCTCTTTTCAAGTTTGAGGTAAGGAATTATCAATTAGTCATGTGAATGATGGGCAATGCTACATTTTGTGTATAAAAGCTAAAACAGGGTGATATATGTAGTTATCTAATCGTTCTCTGAAATTGTGTTGCAGCTGTATTTCAGTCTTGTTGCTGTGTTCGTCCGTATACTGGTTATCATGGTAAGTTCTCGTTAATGCTTTAAGAGCAAAATCCTCATCTCGGTCTTGTTTTCTATCATATTTATGATTGTTAGTGCTTAGACCATCTcctcttttattttatattgtgaGATGTTATATTTGTCAGGCTAAGTAGACCTGTTAACTAAAACGGCTATCGTTTCTTTACCACAGTTGAAGAACTCGGCCGAGAAGAATGAgaataagaagaaaagaaaggattgATGCTCCTCCTGTAACCCTGGTG encodes the following:
- the LOC126594797 gene encoding pentatricopeptide repeat-containing protein At2g35030, mitochondrial-like isoform X2 codes for the protein MSEPCVVAWNAMIDGFGKNGEMDYAVLLFESMPERDVVSWTSVISGFGRNECGCAVLSLFASVNYVSGFCRNGCSENVISSGLSMLIWLHFASSVFGGSAALFKFELSNRSLKLCCSCISVLLLCSSVYWLSC
- the LOC126594797 gene encoding pentatricopeptide repeat-containing protein At2g35030, mitochondrial-like isoform X1; amino-acid sequence: MSEPCVVAWNAMIDGFGKNGEMDYAVLLFESMPERDVVSWTSVISGFGRNECGCAVLSLFASVNYVSGFCRNGCSENVISSGLSMLIWLHFASSVFGGSAALFKFELYFSLVAVFVRILVIMLKNSAEKNENKKKRKD